From the genome of Apodemus sylvaticus chromosome 3, mApoSyl1.1, whole genome shotgun sequence, one region includes:
- the Ggh gene encoding gamma-glutamyl hydrolase isoform X2, translating to MAFAIEMASLSPLLCVLGLLLWGLASPGLSRPYDRGTKRPIIGIVMQNSTGKLAKLGTYYIAASYVKYIESAGARVVPIRVDLSDAEYEGLFRSINGVLFPGGGANLTHSGYSRVAKIFFNKAIESFDNGDYFPVWGTCLGLEELSILVSGENLLTCTNSTSKKWPLNFTSAARHSRMFQNFPAELLKSLALENLTANFHKWSLSVKNFTENEKLKKFFNVLSTNTAENIEFISSMEARKNNHHFKNIVEETESLIYQFCPVYTGNISSFQQAYIFD from the exons ATGGCCTTTGCGATCGAGATGGCGAGCCTAAGCCCCCTGCTGTGCGTGTTGGGTTTGCTGCTGTGGGGGCTTGCAAGCCCGGGACTGTCTAGACCCTACGATAGAGGCACCAAGAGGCCCATCATCG gaATAGTAATGCAAAACTCTACTGGAAAGCTGGCGAAGTTGGGAACATACTACATTGCTGCATCCTATGTGAAGTATATAGAGTCTGCAGGCGCGAGAGTCGTGCCCATAAG gGTCGATCTCAGTGATGCAGAATATGAAGGACTTTTTAGATCGATTAATGG AGTCCTGTTTCCTGGAGGAGGTGCTAACCTAACACATTCAGGTTATTCCCGAGTGGccaaaatatttttcaacaagGCTATAGAG AGTTTTGATAATGGAGACTATTTTCCTGTGTGGGGCACATGCCTTGGGCTGGAGGAGCTTTCCATCCTGGTTAGCGGAGAGAACTTACTAACGTGTACAAACAGTACCTCAAAGAAGTGGCCCTTGAACTTCACTTCAG CTGCAAGACACAGCAGAATGTTCCAGAATTTTCCTGCTGAGTTATTGAAATCATTAGCATTAGAAAATCTGACTGCAAATTTTCACAAATGGAGCCTCTCTGTGAAG aactttacagaaaatgaaaagttaaaGAAGTTTTTTAATGTGTTATCCACCAATACAGCTGAGAATATTGAGTTCATTTCGTCCATGGAAG CTCGGAAAAACAATCACCACTttaagaacatagtggaggagACGGAATCCTTGATTTACCAGTTCTGTCCAGTTTACACTGGAAATATTTCTTCATTTCAGCAAGCTTATATTTTTGACTGA
- the Ggh gene encoding gamma-glutamyl hydrolase isoform X1: protein MAFAIEMASLSPLLCVLGLLLWGLASPGLSRPYDRGTKRPIIGIVMQNSTGKLAKLGTYYIAASYVKYIESAGARVVPIRVDLSDAEYEGLFRSINGVLFPGGGANLTHSGYSRVAKIFFNKAIESFDNGDYFPVWGTCLGLEELSILVSGENLLTCTNSTSKKWPLNFTSAARHSRMFQNFPAELLKSLALENLTANFHKWSLSVKNFTENEKLKKFFNVLSTNTAENIEFISSMEGFKYPVYAVQWHPEKAPFEWNESLTGIPHAPNAVKTSFYLAEFFISEARKNNHHFKNIVEETESLIYQFCPVYTGNISSFQQAYIFD, encoded by the exons ATGGCCTTTGCGATCGAGATGGCGAGCCTAAGCCCCCTGCTGTGCGTGTTGGGTTTGCTGCTGTGGGGGCTTGCAAGCCCGGGACTGTCTAGACCCTACGATAGAGGCACCAAGAGGCCCATCATCG gaATAGTAATGCAAAACTCTACTGGAAAGCTGGCGAAGTTGGGAACATACTACATTGCTGCATCCTATGTGAAGTATATAGAGTCTGCAGGCGCGAGAGTCGTGCCCATAAG gGTCGATCTCAGTGATGCAGAATATGAAGGACTTTTTAGATCGATTAATGG AGTCCTGTTTCCTGGAGGAGGTGCTAACCTAACACATTCAGGTTATTCCCGAGTGGccaaaatatttttcaacaagGCTATAGAG AGTTTTGATAATGGAGACTATTTTCCTGTGTGGGGCACATGCCTTGGGCTGGAGGAGCTTTCCATCCTGGTTAGCGGAGAGAACTTACTAACGTGTACAAACAGTACCTCAAAGAAGTGGCCCTTGAACTTCACTTCAG CTGCAAGACACAGCAGAATGTTCCAGAATTTTCCTGCTGAGTTATTGAAATCATTAGCATTAGAAAATCTGACTGCAAATTTTCACAAATGGAGCCTCTCTGTGAAG aactttacagaaaatgaaaagttaaaGAAGTTTTTTAATGTGTTATCCACCAATACAGCTGAGAATATTGAGTTCATTTCGTCCATGGAAG GATTTAAGTATCCAGTATATGCTGTCCAGTGGCACCCTGAGAAAGCACCATTTGAGTGGAATGAGTCTCTGACTGGTATTCCCCATGCACCCAATGCTGTGAAGACTTCATTCTACTTAGcagaattttttatttctgaag CTCGGAAAAACAATCACCACTttaagaacatagtggaggagACGGAATCCTTGATTTACCAGTTCTGTCCAGTTTACACTGGAAATATTTCTTCATTTCAGCAAGCTTATATTTTTGACTGA